The Primulina huaijiensis isolate GDHJ02 chromosome 6, ASM1229523v2, whole genome shotgun sequence genomic sequence TCCCTCTGATTTCTAttcaatgaaaattttaaaatacaagtTGCTTCTTCTTTGTATACATGTAATTTTGAAATGGACGATTTTAGAAATATGCCATGACATTTTTGCATGATAAATGTTTATtatgttttgtatatttatatcttaaAGATGAATATGTTATATTATATCATAAACGTTACTCATTGTGTCGTTTACAAAACTAAGACCTTGTATCAACATCATATGAGTGAACCACTTGTTTAGGGACTCACTAGATCAAAAGATTTAgaaaaagtctaatttttaatggttttgtttTACAAACTAAAACGAGGACATATTACATAACTATGTGTTTATTTTTAAGCATATAGTTGTACTTGCATGTGtgtataaaatgatatttgctattttttttcaaattcaaaccTCAATGATaaatacaacaaaaaatttaaaaatgtgatcataaactaatataaatatgatgttAACTTTGATACATAATTTAATACTTATATCATATTTACGGATGACGCAGAATTAATTGCACATCATTGTAATAGTTTTTACagcgattaaaaaaaaattcaaatcatacaataatagtttttacgacgattcaaaaaaatttcaaaccatacaatataaaatggtattgatttgcatcatatAGTGGAAAAGTTGTCAAATGCTTTTTATACAATGatgtattattttttgtaaCTGATGTTTGCACATACAGCCTTGTTTGAACATATTGGAAATAGCATTCCTTAAATTTCGTCGCACCGCCGCCGTGTTGGACGGTGTTGGTCGGAGTGTTAAAAATCGTGCACACAATTTTCACGCACACATACAACAGAAACAAACCGAAGGAAACTGAAAATTTTCCATTCCTTTCCTCCACCTTCTCCTCCGAAAGCACACACGGATACATACCTATACatacacatacatacatatacttGCACGATTTTGTACACAGGGAAAACGATTGGGATTCGTTGTTTGTATGCATCTCTTCACCGCTTTGTGTGTATGTGGATAGCGGAAGAGGGAGGGAGGAGATAAGTTTCTGGGATAGGGATATTCGAAAATGATTGCTAAAAATGCGGGTTGCTGAAAATTCAAGCTCCGATCTTGATTTAGGGTTTCGAAATTTACGGGTTTTGGGTGGAAATGGAGGTGGAATCTTCCATGGGGAACGAGCCGGATCAATATTCGTCCGACCGGCCCTCCACTGCTAATGATGGGGACGCGCCTTCCGAATCTCAATCCTCAGGGCCGCAACAGCAGCAACAGAAACATGGTGATAGGAGCGATAATGATATTGGTAGTAATACTTGTGGTGGAGGGGATGGTGTGGCGGGGCCCCGTTTTGCGCCTAAATACAGAGTAGTTAACGTCAACATCGAGAAGGAGGAAAACGACCCAGGACCACGGTGTGGTCACACGCTGACGGCTGTTTCGGCTATTGGGGAGGTGGGGAGTCCTGGGTATATTGGGCCGAGATTGATTCTGTTTGGTGGGGCGACAGCGCTGGAAGGGAATTCTGCAGCACCGGGAACTCCTACCTCTGCCGGAAGTGCAGGAATTCGTATGTTTGTTGTATTTGGAGTTCATGATGATTTGAggattttgattattatttctAGTATTCTTGGCCTTTTCTTTGCTGGAATTGTGATTATTTATGGGTATTTTTTCTAAAGTACTGGGTACTAATATAGCACTTTTCGAGCAATTATAAACTTTCTTTAGAGAATCGATGGAACTATAATTAAGCTGAAATATATGTGTAACATCCTTAAAGTTTCTTAATAAAGAGAGAGTATGGCAAATTGTCCGGTTGATATTATTGGTACAAAGGAGATCTTTTAAGTGATCTATTCAACTATGCAATTCTTATAATTGAAGCAGAATGGTCCAATGGTGCTCACTGTTCTTTAATTGAACTGTGAAAAATGGTTTTTTTAAATCATCATGACCTTTTATGGACATTTAAGCGTGCATCTAATTGATCACAGGGTTGGCTGGGGCCACGGCCGATGTGAATTGTTATGATGCGTTGACAAATAAGTGGTCTAGGTAAGCTAACTATGATCGCGTGTCAAATTGAATCTTTATTCAGTGtttttgtaataaatttttttaatgtaattgtCAGACTTACCCCAATAGGAGAACCACCCACGCCTAGGGCAGCTCATGTTGCCACCGCTGTGGGTACTATGGTCGTTATTCAGGTGAGTTGAAAAATGGCTTTGTCTTCAAAAGTTGACAATTTACATTTCTGCGATTTGAATATTTATGTCTTTTAATGTTTTCTTATCATAGGGTGGGATTGGTCCAGCAGGTTTGTCTTCAGAAGATCTTCACGTTCTGGACCTCACTATACGGCCTAGGTGGCATAGGTTATTCTCTTCATAACTATAAATACATGTACATATTACAGACTTTCCGTgtgcaaaatattttacccttccACAAACAAAACAAGTTGTATATTCGTTGTTGTTGTCTTTTATTGTCACAGAACTGAATACCTCTCATGTAGGGTTGTGGTTCAAGGCCCTGGACCAGGGCCACGCTATGGACATGTCATGGCTTTGGTTGGACAACGTTATCTCATGGCAATTGGTGGAAATGATGGTTTGTTTCATGATCAGTTGTTCTTTCTTGGTGcattatgttatttttgttgGCCGTAATTTATGAATGCTTTTTTAGGAAAAAGAGCTTTAGCTGATGTATGGGCGCTAGACACTGCTGCAAAGCCGTATGAATGGCGGAAACTGGAACCAGAGGGTGAAAGTCCTCCTCCATGCATGTAACTTCTCGAAACTCACAACtaatatcattttataaaaGAAATTTGTTTCCCATTTATGTTCTTTCCTTTTAACTTCTCTGTTTTCCTTTTCTCTTTTTTTGCCGTGTCTTTTTTGTTCTTCTGATGGACATTGAGCTCAACAAGGGCttcatatgttttttttccttccttTGCACTGACTCAGCAAATAAATGGTCGTGAAAGAACATTGTGGTACATTTGCACTGTTTGAGAGGATTTTacgttttattaaataaatgaaaagtaggaaactttttcataaaaacTGCTTCATTAAACTTGCCTGTTTTATAGTTTCCGTAGTGCTATCTTGTTGTGCGTGTTCGCATTTGTTTGGTCCATGAAAGTCTTGTTCATACCGGAATGTCTCATTAGATGATCTTGCTCGATACTCGATTGAAAGAAATAGGTGTTTCTTgtccaataattttatttatttgttttcttgacaagatatttatttaattgtgtaaCTCTAGTGTCTCCATTTCGGAAGAAATTTTAAGTCTCCTTTCTATTTTCCCACATGAAACGACATCCAAGTTTTTGGTCTCATATGTTAATGTGTTATGAATTACGTAAatcaaagtttcaaaattagTTAGGCCTGGTTTCTGTTTGTTGATGAAATGTATATTGTCATTCTAGTGTTATTAGGTGGGTTTGAGTTGAAAGAATTTTGGATGTGACAACTTAATCTAGGAGATAATAATTTACCATGTACATACTTCTCTTGAGTAAATACTAGAGAGCTCTAAGATTGGATTCTATTTGATGGGCTTGAATTAATGTTTGCTAGCATCGACTTGGATTCATTCTGATTTTTTCTTTCTGTTTATGCTTCCATGACTGGATTTCTCCATCTCAGGTTTATGAACTAGAATTTGGCTCTTAAAAGTGGTCTTGTTTCATTATCTAGCCTACACTGAACAGATTCATTAAATCTGCGCTggagaaaatttgaaaatttcatgaCATCTCATGGTTTTCTGAAATTGCATGAACATATCTTATTTGATATTTATCATGCTTGTCTGCTTGCAGGTATGCGACAACAAGTGCTCGCTCTGATGGTCTTCTTCTTCTGTCTGGTGGGAGGGATGCGAATAGTGTGGTTAGTGGGAGTCCTATGGCAAATGCATCGTGCATGATTTAAGACATCCTGAGATCCACTTGACCTCGTCTTATCAATTCTCTGTTGTCAAAGGATTTATTACTCTTttgtaaagaaaataaatgaatCGTGTTCTCTTATGGAATCCCAGCACTGTGCTTACTTGTTTAGTGCTTTGACGTTTGGTTACTCAAACGATAGACAGAAGCGGTTTTCTCATTCTCTTTTCAATTCTCCATACTGCCTTGGGAACCCGGTGGGAGGGAAGGGATGTATTTTGGTTCTGAATGGTTCTTCATTGCTGAAGCTATTCGCGGAAATATTGTACCAAAGGGTAACATAATCTGAGACATTATGAGTTTAATGTAAACCATGAGGACCTAAGTGTGTAACTTATGGTGCTGTCCACTTCCATATTTTATCTGTCATCAAGGACTGCTGAGTTTTTAAGTTGCTTGCAGATTTATTTAAATCTTAACACATAATGCTACATCTCTGATGAACCAGATGTTTATTTTGGTGATTCATTATGATATTAAATGTTATTGCTAGTAATGTTGAGCATATTCAATGCTTTGATTGTTTTTTCTACTTGACTCTTCCTGTATCCCGTGTTTAATTGCGGCACCAATAAGAGTTTGTTTTATCATTGCATCTaggtttaaattttttgtaacgTGAAGAGTTTGGGCGTCTTGGGTATTGAACATTCTTGATTACTTTAAGAGTATTGTAACTGCTTTTCTTAAAATGATCTTATGCAGCCACTAGCTAGTGCTTATGGTCTAGCAAAACATAGAGATGGCAGATGGGAATGGGCAATTGCTCCCGGTGTGTCACCATCTCCCAGATACCAGCATGCAGCAGTAAGTTCTTCATGGATTCTTGATAAACTCTCGTATTCTTTTTTGTCTTATTAAATAAACCAATAATCACTGCTCGTGTGAAATCTTAATGTTATTGTCTTTATAGGTTTTTGTTAATGCACGACTGCATGTATCTGGGGGGGCACTTGGCGGCGGACGCATGGTGGAGGACTCTTCAAGTATCGCTGgtatgttttgaattttctagTTTGATCTCCTTGTACATACCAgaaatttgagttgcaccaaAAGAGCACTATTTTTGTACTAAAAGAATAACTTCTTTTTCGTTCTCTATATAGTTTTGGATACAGCAGCAGGAGTCTGGTGTGACACAAAGTCCATTGTTACAAGTCCAAGAACTGGTAGATACAGTGCTGATGCTGCTGGTGGTGATGCAGAAGTTGAATTGACAAGGCGTTGTAGgcatgctgctgctgctgttggtGACTTGATCTTCATCTACGGTGGTCTACGTGGTGGTAAGATATGATTCTGACACATGATTGGAACATGTTAGTTTTTATTGAGTTTTTCCAGTGATTAAATAAGAGGTTTTCTATTTTGTATCATCCTTGTTTTGAACAATTACACTTTCTGAATCCTTTTTTTCAAGCTATATATGATTTGATCTGGTTGATAACTTGGAAGTAATGATGACATCATCAGGCGGAGTTTCTTTGTGTGCTTTATCATAAATGGAACATTGCTATAAGAACAGCCAAACTAAGAAATTTAAGCATGATGAATTTCATAGGAGTTTGTCATTGTAGATTTTACTTGCGCTCATTTCCTAATAACATAACACAATAAACTTCCAAAAATATCCCACACTTCCTGAAATACTTCCTTGGATATACTTTTAACTCAGAACTGCAACAGTAATTTTTAATATCCTTGGCTAGATTCCATGAAGAGAAATGTTAGGCAAGCTGAACACAAGTGTTTGAATATGGACACGTTTTTTTAATGATAGATTATGCCACTTGAACACATGGAAGGATACTGCGGAGTAGGACTCACTTTGGTGTTGGGTGAGACTTAGTAAAAAAATTGCAAGTAATCACTTGTGAAGCTGTTGGATTTGATTTATTTTCCATTAAAATATTGGTTGTAAACACTTGCAGTCGTGGTTAAGATAACATAAAATTTCCGTATTGCTCTGTGACAGTGAAACCTTTTTCCTTGAAATGGCGGTATTTAggaatttcaaaattcaaataaagatgaGCAACGATTAAAGCAAATGAAGAAAAGGTGCTTTCTGAGTGAAAAATTTAAATCTCTGTATCTTAAAATTTAAGATCTCGAGGAGTGACAAGTCATCGTAACCAAAAGATATAAGAGTGAGGATTGATCGTATGTTAGAAGCtagatatttatatgttagaagctagatatttattttttccgtTCAAGATAAAGGTCTTCTATGTCATTGTGGTTTTTAATTTTGTCccgtttttgttttgtttgctgGACAAATAAGAGATGCACATTTAAAACCTTTGCAAGTGTTTATAGAGTTGAGCATGGAGTGTCTGCTGAATATAAGAAGTTGGACAGATTTGCCAGTTTACTCTCCTCCTCCTATTGTTATGCTGAGAAGTTGATTAAGATTACAATCTGCTATTTCTCAATACCATTTTTTTGGAGCATCATTCCTACCTCAAGTCTATGAATAGTCTCGTTGTGTGTTTTTGCTTTCCTAACTCGGTACCTGTTCTACATGTTCTCTCAGGGCAGTCCGTTGCATGCTATTTTAAAGCTTGTTTCTCCGTTTCTCTAAAACTTTGATGTAAATCTTTCAAAAATTATCATGGAATTGGATATTATATCATCTTTTTTTATCGACACTTTGAATGTTGTCAACCCAGGGGTGTTACTTCGTGACTTGCTTGTTGCTGAAGATCTGGCTGCTGCTGAAACAACTAGTGCAGCTTCTCACGCAGCTGCAGCAGCTGCTGTGTCCCATATGCAGCAGGAGAATACACAAGTTATGTACAGATTTACTGATGATGGGACAAGGGCGACATTGCCCGAGACTGCTGTTGATGGTGAAGTCTTGGTGGGGAGTCCTGTTACCCCTGTCAATGGGAACATTTTTAGAGATATAAGCACTGAAAATGCAACACTTCAAGGTTCCCGGTAAATTTTTCATCGTGGTTTGTTTGTTGTAATTCAGCTCGCCTTTTGTGTCGCTTGCTTCGATTTCTGATGATAAATATCTTCAATCGAAGACTGAGTAAAGGCACGAACTACTTGGTTGAGGCAGCAGCGGCAGAAGCTGAGGCTATCAGTGCGACATTAGCAGCTGCAAAAGCTCGACAAAATAATGAAGTTGAGCTGTCAGAGAGAGATCGTGGGGCAGAGGCAACTCCTAGTGGAAAACAGATATCTACCCCGTTCAAGCCTGACTCTGTGGTGTCAACTAATTCTTCACCAGCTGGAGTTAGGCTACATCATCGTGCTGTCAGTATCACTATAATACATATTTCATGACCTTAACATCTTAAGTATAATGATTGAGTGTTTTgacatattatttttcattaatgcaTTTGCAGGTTGTCATAGCTGCGGAGACCGGTGGTGCTTTGGGTGGTATGGTCAGACAACTTTCAATCGATCAGTTTGAAAATGAAGGCAGGCGAGTCAGTTATGGAACTCCTGATAATGCAACCGCGGCTAGGAAACTATTTGATCGCCAGATGTCTATTAGCAGTGTGCCAAAGAAGGTATCCTTTTGCACACATTGGAGTTGTATTTGTTCAGGTTTTAGGTTATCAGGATGACCATTGTTGATGAGTTCTAAAATCATACTGTTTCTTGCTCATTCTTTATTTTTGCCTTGTGTCCTCATGTGACACATGCTGCTGATCAATATGGGTGCTTTTTAAAAACATGTGATGCTTAGGAATCTGATCAAAGAGTTATACTTTTCATGTTCTTTGTTATTCTGATTTTGTTTTCAGTAGTACATGTACTATATCACC encodes the following:
- the LOC140979575 gene encoding serine/threonine-protein phosphatase BSL3-like, whose protein sequence is MEVESSMGNEPDQYSSDRPSTANDGDAPSESQSSGPQQQQQKHGDRSDNDIGSNTCGGGDGVAGPRFAPKYRVVNVNIEKEENDPGPRCGHTLTAVSAIGEVGSPGYIGPRLILFGGATALEGNSAAPGTPTSAGSAGIRLAGATADVNCYDALTNKWSRLTPIGEPPTPRAAHVATAVGTMVVIQGGIGPAGLSSEDLHVLDLTIRPRWHRVVVQGPGPGPRYGHVMALVGQRYLMAIGGNDGKRALADVWALDTAAKPYEWRKLEPEGESPPPCMYATTSARSDGLLLLSGGRDANSVPLASAYGLAKHRDGRWEWAIAPGVSPSPRYQHAAVFVNARLHVSGGALGGGRMVEDSSSIAVLDTAAGVWCDTKSIVTSPRTGRYSADAAGGDAEVELTRRCRHAAAAVGDLIFIYGGLRGGVLLRDLLVAEDLAAAETTSAASHAAAAAAVSHMQQENTQVMYRFTDDGTRATLPETAVDGEVLVGSPVTPVNGNIFRDISTENATLQGSRLSKGTNYLVEAAAAEAEAISATLAAAKARQNNEVELSERDRGAEATPSGKQISTPFKPDSVVSTNSSPAGVRLHHRAVVIAAETGGALGGMVRQLSIDQFENEGRRVSYGTPDNATAARKLFDRQMSISSVPKKVIAHLLKPRGWKPPVCRQFFLDCNEIADLCDSAEKIFGGEPTVLQLKAPIKIFGDLHGQFGDLMRLFDEYGSPSTAGDIAYIDYLFLGDYVDRGQHSLETIALLLAMKVEHPHQIHLIRGNHEAADINALFGFRIECIERMGERDGIWTWHRINRLFNWLPLSALIEKKIICMHGGIGRSINHLEQIENIQRPIAMEAGSIVLMDLLWSDPTENDSVEGLRPNARGPGLVTFGPDRVKEFCNNNDLQLIVRAHECVMDGFERFAQGHLITLFSATNYCGTANNAGAILVVGRDLVVVPKLIHPLPPAISSPETSPEHHTDDTWMQELNANRPPTPTRGRPEVANDRGSLAWI